The DNA region ATGGCGGTGTTGTGGTCCCGCTGCAGGACGAGGAGGCCTTGGTAGGAATCGAGAACGCAGTGGTCCTCGAACAGCGGGATGTGGACGCGGACGAAGGATCCTGTGTCGAGGTTGAAGAACCGGACGTAGCCGTGCAGCTTGGGGTGGCCAGGGTAGAGGCCACGGCCCTCGGGAAGCATCATCCAGCGGCGAGGGTGGAAGCGTGGGTCGCCGACGCCGTGGCCACGTGGGGCAGCGGCGCCCGATCGCCAGGCAGCGCAGACGGCACGGAAGCGAACATAGTCCATCAGGTCGACGGCCAAGTAACCGCGAAGCTATCAGGCGAATCAAATCATCAGGCAGAGACAGCCAGGGGGAAGTTGATGCGTCTGAGGCGACGGTGGACGGCGCCGACAAAAGTGCGGCCATCTTGCAGTTCTTCtaaaccgctggcctgatcgaTCTGATCCACCAAGAAAACTACGCCGGGCAGGAAAGAAACAACCTTATCTCGATAGAAAACTGCTAGGGCTTGGGCAGGAATTTCGCGGGCGAGAGAGGGGTTAGGTACAGATTGGTTTTGCAGGCGTCGTGGACGGGGAACAAGATTACCAATCGGATTTCAGTTGAAAAAGCAACCGCAGTAAATCACCTTGGACTCGTAGACCAACAAACTAGAAGCTTGAGTCAAATTGGAAAGAGAAGAAACATGCATGATCAGTCTAGCAACAGGACACACATGTCATGTCGTTCGGCTTTCAGAATGAACATATGGACACTCGATTGTGCTGCGCCTATTTTACCAGAAGAGCGAATTGGATGGCTTGTTGTTTTTTTGCCTAAGGATATTAGATGACGTTGAAATTTATTAAGTTAAATGTCTTATATGCCCATCCTTGTTTTGCAGTTTGAGTGTATTCTACCTTGAGTTTGTAATATCTTAAATTAGTCATTCGCATAGTTCTTGACCAGTATGAAGAAAAAATATCAGCGGTCGTCTGAAAGGCGTTAGGCTTGCTTTGATATTGCCAGCAAAACCAAAAGAATGCTTTTATTATTTGAACTAGCAACGTGCCCTGCGCAAAGCCGCAGATAGCGCGGGTACCTAGTTTTTTTTCCAAACTTTTGGATTTTTTTACTTTAAAAAAAGTTGAATGCAAATAGTTTTGTTCATATAGTTGTACCTTTGTAATTGTTTTGTTCTAATGGTCGTGGTCCAGACACGGGTGCGATCTTTATTTTTCATTGTTATATTTTGTGGTGTACTTTTGGATAATAAGTTAGAAgaaaaatgaatgctttatatAGAAATACATCTTTTGGGTATTTACTGAAAGTAACTgaatatttatatttttcatTTTGACACGAACAATACTTTTTTTGAAAAATACTTGTGATGTACAATTTTTTTTGAGTATTCTAGTTATGGTGCATGATAAATAAATTATTTCTAAACTTGTAGAAGAAGATTTAGGTAAGTGGTTCAATATATATACCACCACCAGAAGTATAATATACTTTCTTTCTTTATCCTCCAACCACCCCTTGATATAGCCTCATAATGCATGCTCTCATATTATCTTAGGTATAACTATCTCCATTATGCCTTCGAGAATCTTTGTCCGCTATACCACGATAATCGAAGATGCATCACTGATAGTGCACACCATTACTTTTGAACACTACACGCGGCTTGCTATGGATGGGCGTCCATGTCAAACATCGATTTTTAAGTTGTTTTGTTCTAGATATCGCATCATCACTCCACGGTGATTGTATCATCTATCGTTCCTTCTCTTCTAATTATTTTTAGCTCTTGACCATCAACAAATGACAATGCTACATAGCAAAACATCACCGTCTCAGTTCTTCTCATTGTCGCTAGTGGTGATCGCCATGCTTTGGTAATAGAGACAATGCAATCCATATTAGAGTCATCGTCAACTTGGTGACTCGGCTAAGATTATGTCGTGGCTACAACATGGCTGCACCACCATGCAATCCTGCTATGCCTCTAGTTTTGTAATGCTAGTTGCCTATGCATTTTTCATGTTGAGAGACTCATCTGCTCATCATTTTCTAGTTCAAGATCACTTTTTAGAAACTTTCTATTTTCTAATTGTGCAGAGTATGCTACTATTCGGCTAAGCTTCTTCGTGGCTAACTTatcaattttttattttttcaatTAATGTGGTAATTTTTAAACCATCGCAACGAACGTGATGGCTTCTTTTAACACTTTGTTTAAAATTCATATACAAATTAACTACACATTTTATTAATTGCAGTACTAAATTTAGCTATATATTAACTATATTTGATATGAAATATATGTGAACTTGTTGTCCCATTTTTAACTCAAATTTAGGATTTTCTTATTTGCATTtgacctatactatttatttaGTGCTTCTTAGTAACTATAAAAATCAACTACTAACTTTTTtgtatattttaattcttgcATTTATCTATTTATTAGTCATATTCAATATGGACTTTTTGATCAACTACTAATTTCCTTATATTTTTAATTTTGATTTAGCTATTTTGCTAATAGTAACTCTTTTTTGTCATGTGCTAATGCTAATActaattttatttttatataatcATGAATTTAGCTATTTACTAATTGTATTCGGTATGGGCTTTTTAGTTAAGCcctatttttcttattttttaaatttaatttagCTATTTACTAATCGTATTCGACATAGCTTCTTTGGTCATATCCcaatttttcttaattttttaAATTCTAAAATAGCTATTTATTAATCTTATTTGATATGAACTCTTGAGTCAGTTTAGATCAttagatcttcataaaatccAATGGTATAAATTCTTTTTTTGGATTAATATGGGAATTTCTAGACTCTCTCAGCGAACGTGGTGGCTTATTTTAACACTGTCTTATTAATATAATAGATAGATGGTTTTATACATAGTTTACCATTTTCATGCATCTGATGCCCATTTTTCCCTGCAGCCAGCAAGCTGGATCATAGGCAATGCAGTTTATTTTCAGGTAAACTGATGCCTTTGATGAAAGATCGCTGTGCTTCATTCCGTAGAATCAAGATGCCATCGTTCCATCAACAATATGTATATGACATGAGCAAGAACAACTACTTGAGTTGTGACCGAGACAATCAATTCTTAAAAAAGCTATCCCAAATAGGGTCGTAACCACGCCCAGGGGCATGAACTCGCGCCTAAATAAGGAGCTTCGATTACATCCAGCACATAACATAATCATGATAGGCTTTGCTCTTTTTTATGGGTATGATGAAAGAACAAATTTTACTATAGAAAGTAGAAATAATCTatttgatgcttcataattgtAATATATCGGTGCTCCAACTGTGCAGTGCGAGGGTTAATTATTCATGCCTGCAAAGACAAAATGTACAAAAGCAAATGAGCGTCAGATCCATGAGCTATATAGAACCATGCATATGACGAAACAAGTAATGCCGCGTCTCAGACACAACACGTTATAACGGTGCAAGGTGCATCCATCGTTGTTGAAAATTCGATTAAGAAAACATTGGCCTCTTTCTCTCACTTATCTCTCCATGTACTCTTATCATCAAAATCTAACGTGAGCCCACCAAGCAACTACCAGACGGTCAATGTGCATCATTGCAAAATGCCCGGATACTCTTGCTTGCTTGAACAAGATCTAGAGTTGTTAGATCCCAGCAGGGGGTTTCTAAGAGAAAAATGTTTCCGACTTCTAGAAAGCACCATGAACATTTAGCAATATGCGGGCCAACTATACCATATGGCTATAGCAGCTTTGATTCCATTTTGTCTTAAGAGAAGTGAGGACAAAAACGAAAAAGCTCAAACTAAAACAAGTTGCACTGCAACTATTGGCGGAAGCTACTAAAACAAGTTGCACTGCAAATATTGACGGAAGCTTTTTCTTAAGAAAAAGGACCGAATCCCAGCCTTTGCTCGAAGGCATGCAGGACCGGGATTCGAGCCCCGGCCGGCTGGCTCCCAGCTCTTgagctcaaccaccgaggtacaAGCTTGTTTGCAATATTGGAGGAAGTTAATTTCAGCTTTCAACTAAGAATAAAAGAACACAATGGGGGAAAAGAACAGAAGTCCGTACATAAAAGcatgtactccctccgtcctaatATACAAGGCGTAGCCACTTTTTACTTAAAAAGGGAGTATTAGCATTGTACTAGTAAACAGTATGTAGGAGACTAACCCCTTGACGGAGCTTCCCGTTCACCGGCCACCGAAGCCATCCGCCACGGTATCCCCTCAACAGCAGTCCTTTATTCCTGAAATAAAGCACATAATTAGCGTGAATCAGCTAATAACTCAGTAGCATAGAAATAAAATTACAATATCACCAAAAAAAACTGCAGGACAAACAAAGTAGAGAGTAGAGATATAGTAACTAGTACTACACATACCGGTGCCTCCAACTGCAACAGGTATAGATGTGCTGGATGAGGCTGCATGGACCCGGTTCCGTGCCACGTAAGCTGCATTTGTCCATGGCTGGCGACCAAGAGCTCCTGCTAAGGTGATATTGCGCAACATAATGTTCCATTGGCTGGAAGCATATGATGGTGTCACCTACAACGGTAGGCAATGCCTTGGCTGAGACACTAAGAGTTCTGTTCTGCAAGAAAATGGCCTTGTCCCCTATGCTTGTCACGGGGATATACCTTTCCATGACAAGATCTGCGAGCTTGTAAACTGGCATTTTGGAAAAAGGAAAACCACCATAACCTATCACCAGGACCTCTGAATCGCACTCAACGAAGTAGATGGGTCCACGTAGTTTATCTGCGATAGTTGTGGCGATCAACTTGGGGGGTTGCAGCACTTCACCTGGAAGGGGTGTGTCTATCCGGAAAATCTTTGCTTGATGGTCAGCCCTCATCACATACACCACGTAAAACTTGCCCTGGTGCGGGAAGGGCGGACTACTTATGGCATAGTGCCAGGTAGACATCGTCCATTGATGGTCCTGTGAGGTTGCGACGGCCACACGATGCAGGTCACAGAATGCAAGCAGGACAGTGACGACACCATCGGCGAAGGTAGCAGCAGTAGAGACGGATCTGAGCCATGGAAGCTTAAGTCGCGCAGGTCGTACTTCTTGGAGCTCTTGTCGCATCTGCGGGAGGAGAGTCGAGAGTGGTGGCAGGTCGAGAATGTCACCGGTGAAAGGGTGGAGCAGGCGGATGGCGGTGTCGTGGTCCCGCTGCAGGACGAGGGGGCCTTGGTAGGAATCGAGAACGCAGTGGTCGTCGAACAGCGGGATGTGGACGCGGACGAAGGCTCCCGTGTCGAGGTTGAAGAAGCGGACGTAGCCGTGCAGCTTGGGGTGGCCGGGGTAGAGGCCGTGGCCTTCGGGCAGCAGCGCCCAATGGCGCGGGTGGAAGCGTGGTTCGACGACCCCGCGGCCGCGCGGGGAGGCGGTGCTGGATCGCCACGGGGCGCAAACGGCGCGGAAGTGGAGGTAGTCCAGCAGGTCGCCGGCCAGAAAGCGCGACGCGAGCAGGCGAATCAGATCATCCGGCAGAGACGGCCAGGGGGACGTTGATGCGTCTGAGGCGACGGTGGCCGGCGACGTCAAAGGACCGGCCATCTTGCAGTTCTTTTAAATCGCTGGCCTGATCGATCTGATCCACCAAGAAAACTATACGTAGGGAAGGAAAGAAACAACCTATGTCGATAGAATCTGGTAGGGCTTGGGCCGGAATTTTGCGGGCGAGAGAGAGATTAGGTACAGATTGGTTTTGCAGGCGTGGTGTCCGTGGAACAAGCTTACCTATCGGACTTCTGTTGAACAAGCAACCGCAGTAATCACCTCGTACTTTTGTAGATGTAAACGAACTAGAAGGTTGGGCCAGATCGGAAAGAGAAGAAACATGCACAATCAATCTAGCAACAGGACATACATGTCATGTCGTTCGGCTTTCAGAATCAACAGAGGGACTCCATGGTGCTGCGCCGCCTATTGTAACTGAACAACGAATTGGATGGGTTTTTTTTTGCCTATGTACTCCATAAGTGTTTCCTTGTAATTGTAACATCAACTGTCTTAATCCATATATCTGCAAATTGTAAGATGTGGATCGATTGCTTCGCTTTACTTTCAGGCGATAGAATCAACTATTAAATGTGACGAAACAGCCGCTCGTTCCGCTTGACCGCCGCTGCCGTCCCCAGTCCCTCTACTTCCcccctccacctcgccgccgccagagTGCCTCCGCGTGCAGAAGCCCGCCAGGGCTCAAGGACAGCGGCGCGCAGGGCCTCTTTCTCACGAGCCGCTGCATCATGTGAGCCGTTGAGGGCTCAAGCAATGAGGTATATTATTGGTGGAGTCGCTGGCGAAAATCTAGCCGgtctcgacgacgacgacatcTTTGGCGCCGTTCATTTTCTTGGAGGCATGGTCACCGTAGTTCTATCCTTCCTACACTTGGCTAGTGCTTGGAAGCAACGACTGATATACAGCGAAAGCGTTACGTCCTATGTGCAAGGAGGCGTGAGCGCGGTTCGCGGCATCCGAGTGGTGCGAGCGAGCCACAGCGTGCTCGAGCTCACGCCGCCTGGTGGGCCTGGAAGCTTGATCCGGGCCTGTGCGGCTGTGCCTTCTTGCGATCTGGAGATTGGGCAATTGGACCATGTGCCCGGGAAATCACACTGTTTTCTGAACTTGATCAGAGCTGAACCTGGGAAATTGTGTTCATCATGAGCTCGGGAGCCAGATCTCGAATGTGTCTGTCAACTTAATTTCCTTTTGTTTTTCTGTCTGTGGAATGCTGGAACAATAGAATTCCATGAAGCAACATTTTTGCCTTGTTGTCAGATACATTTTGTGCTTCTCATCAGCAGGCAGGGGAAGGTGA from Panicum hallii strain FIL2 chromosome 9, PHallii_v3.1, whole genome shotgun sequence includes:
- the LOC112872716 gene encoding uncharacterized protein LOC112872716, with the protein product MAGPLTSPATVASDASTSPWPSLPDDLIRLLASRFLAGDLLDYLHFRAVCAPWRSSTASPRGRGVVEPRFHPRHWALLPEGHGLYPGHPKLHGYVRFFNLDTGAFVRVHIPLFDDHCVLDSYQGPLVLQRDHDTAIRLLHPFTGDILDLPPLSTLLPQMRQELQEVRPARLKLPWLRSVSTAATFADGVVTVLLAFCDLHRVAVATSQDHQWTMSTWHYAISSPPFPHQGKFYVVYVMRADHQAKIFRIDTPLPGEVLQPPKLIATTIADKLRGPIYFVECDSEVLVIGYGGFPFSKMPVYKLADLVMERNKGLLLRGYRGGWLRWPVNGKLRQGA